Proteins encoded in a region of the Paraburkholderia flava genome:
- the msbA gene encoding lipid A export permease/ATP-binding protein MsbA, whose translation MSAKPTLSKTIGGTGDASSPAVVLRRLWPYMKPLLWIIIAGVLSMGVVAATEAGIPALLKPLLDHGFGTKGSPAARWIVPAAVIGLAFVRAGSQYASGYLLQYVSNRILLDLRIKMFERMIHTGVGFFQRETASTVINAIVFEVNNILNVLISVMVTLVRDSLTVLFLLGYLFYLNWRLTLIVAVLLPSIGWMVGKINRKLRRLNREYQLLTNQLSYIVEETVAGYKVVKVHNGEPYEIGRFNEMSRRLRGYSMRMTVSGGLAQPLTQFLASIALAVVIGIAVVQSSHDQTTVGGFVAFITAMLLIVSPLKHLMDVNQPLQRGMTAAELIFGLIDEPLEPEGGGVALERASGHIEFRDVSFMYGESSRQTLDSVSFKIAPGEMVALAGPSGGGKTTLVNLLPRFFDPSGGEILVDDVALPEYKLHDLRDQIAMVSQDVVLFNDTISNNVAYGQAADRERVEAALRAANLWDTVQAMPEGMDTLVGDNGMRLSGGQRQRLAIARAVYKDAPILILDEATSALDSESERHVQAALETLMKGRTTLVIAHRLSTIERADRILVLDAGRIVERGSHRELLAQDGLYAHLHRIQFQQNAA comes from the coding sequence TTGAGCGCGAAGCCCACGTTAAGCAAGACCATCGGCGGAACCGGAGACGCATCGTCGCCCGCCGTCGTGCTTCGGCGTCTGTGGCCGTACATGAAGCCGCTGCTGTGGATCATCATTGCCGGCGTGCTGTCGATGGGTGTCGTCGCCGCGACCGAGGCCGGCATTCCGGCGCTCCTCAAGCCGCTGCTCGACCATGGCTTCGGCACGAAGGGCAGCCCGGCCGCGAGATGGATCGTGCCCGCCGCCGTGATCGGCCTCGCGTTCGTGCGCGCGGGATCGCAATACGCGTCCGGCTATCTGCTGCAGTACGTATCGAACCGTATCCTGCTCGACCTGCGCATCAAGATGTTCGAGCGGATGATTCACACCGGCGTCGGCTTTTTCCAGCGTGAGACCGCGAGCACGGTCATCAACGCGATCGTGTTCGAGGTCAACAACATCCTCAACGTGCTGATCAGTGTGATGGTGACGCTGGTGCGCGATTCGCTGACCGTGCTGTTCCTGCTCGGCTATCTGTTCTATCTGAACTGGCGGCTCACGCTGATCGTCGCGGTGCTGCTGCCGAGCATCGGCTGGATGGTCGGCAAGATCAACCGGAAGCTGCGCCGGCTGAACCGCGAATATCAACTGCTGACCAACCAGCTGTCGTACATCGTCGAAGAGACGGTCGCCGGCTACAAGGTCGTCAAGGTGCACAACGGCGAGCCGTACGAAATCGGCCGCTTCAACGAGATGAGCCGGCGGCTGCGCGGCTACTCGATGCGGATGACGGTGTCGGGTGGGCTCGCGCAGCCGCTCACGCAGTTTCTTGCGTCGATCGCGCTGGCCGTCGTGATCGGCATCGCGGTCGTGCAGTCGTCGCACGATCAGACCACCGTCGGCGGTTTCGTCGCGTTCATCACCGCGATGCTGCTGATCGTCTCGCCGCTCAAGCATCTGATGGACGTGAACCAGCCGCTGCAACGCGGGATGACCGCGGCCGAGTTGATCTTCGGGCTGATCGACGAGCCGCTCGAACCGGAGGGCGGTGGCGTTGCGCTCGAGCGTGCGTCGGGCCACATCGAATTCCGCGACGTGTCGTTCATGTACGGCGAGAGCAGCCGGCAGACGCTCGACAGCGTGTCGTTCAAGATTGCGCCGGGCGAGATGGTCGCGCTCGCGGGGCCCTCGGGCGGCGGCAAGACCACGCTCGTCAATCTGCTGCCGCGCTTCTTCGATCCGAGCGGCGGCGAGATTCTCGTCGACGATGTCGCGCTGCCCGAGTACAAGCTGCACGACCTGCGCGACCAGATCGCAATGGTCAGCCAGGACGTCGTGCTGTTCAACGACACGATCTCGAACAACGTCGCCTACGGCCAGGCCGCGGACCGCGAGCGCGTCGAAGCGGCACTGCGCGCAGCGAACCTGTGGGACACGGTGCAGGCGATGCCCGAAGGCATGGATACACTCGTCGGCGACAACGGGATGCGGCTGTCGGGCGGTCAACGGCAGCGCCTCGCGATCGCGCGAGCGGTCTACAAGGACGCGCCGATCCTGATCCTCGACGAAGCCACATCCGCGCTCGATTCCGAATCGGAGCGCCACGTGCAGGCCGCGCTCGAAACGCTGATGAAGGGCCGCACGACGCTCGTCATCGCGCACCGGCTGTCGACGATCGAACGGGCCGACCGCATCCTCGTCCTCGACGCGGGGCGGATCGTCGAGCGCGGCAGCCATCGCGAACTGCTCGCGCAGGACGGGCTGTACGCGCATCTTCATCGCATCCAGTTCCAGCAGAATGCAGCGTAA
- a CDS encoding glycosyltransferase family 2 protein, protein MKEPTLGVAIITKNAAKRLAECLAAVAFADRIVVVDSGSTDATVDIARRHHAVVIEHTDWPGFGPQKNRALDALDTDWVLSIDADEIVSPELAASIRAAIVAPAADIYTVDRLSSFCGQWVRHSGWYPDWIARLFRRGSARFSDDLVHERLVYDGPSARLAGKLLHHSYEDFETVLRKLDAYSTAGAQQRYAAGKRGGLAKALPRAAWAFVRTYLLRGGFLDGRTGFMIALFNAQTVYYRFVKLGHLHDTRRG, encoded by the coding sequence ATGAAAGAGCCCACCCTCGGCGTCGCGATTATCACGAAAAACGCGGCAAAGCGCCTCGCCGAATGTCTCGCGGCCGTCGCGTTCGCGGACCGGATCGTCGTCGTGGACAGCGGCAGCACCGACGCCACCGTCGACATCGCGCGGCGCCATCACGCCGTCGTGATCGAACACACGGACTGGCCGGGCTTCGGCCCGCAAAAAAACCGCGCACTCGACGCGCTCGACACCGACTGGGTACTGTCGATCGACGCCGACGAAATCGTTTCGCCTGAACTCGCCGCATCGATCCGCGCAGCTATTGTCGCGCCCGCCGCGGACATCTATACGGTCGATCGTCTATCGAGCTTTTGCGGCCAATGGGTGCGTCACAGCGGCTGGTATCCGGACTGGATTGCACGGCTGTTCCGCCGCGGGTCCGCACGCTTTTCCGACGACCTCGTCCACGAACGGCTCGTGTACGACGGCCCGTCGGCGCGTCTCGCGGGCAAGCTGCTACATCACTCGTACGAAGACTTCGAGACCGTGCTGCGCAAGCTCGACGCATATTCGACTGCCGGCGCGCAGCAACGCTACGCGGCCGGCAAGCGCGGCGGTCTCGCGAAGGCGTTACCGCGCGCAGCGTGGGCGTTCGTGCGCACCTACCTGCTGCGCGGTGGATTTCTCGACGGCCGCACCGGCTTCATGATCGCGCTGTTCAACGCGCAGACCGTCTACTACCGTTTCGTGAAGCTCGGGCATCTGCACGATACACGGCGCGGCTGA
- the dnaE gene encoding DNA polymerase III subunit alpha, translating into MTPMSEPRFVHLRVHSEFSIADGIVRLDDIVAAAAKDGQGALALTDLGNAFGLVRFYTEARSKGVKPIAGCDVWITNPADRDKPSRLLLLVKDKRGYLNLCELLSKAWLTNQYRGRAEVEAEWLEGGLAEGLLALSGAQHGDIGLAFTAGNDEAAKRNALRWAKVFPNGFYIELQRSGQPGGEAYVQQAVALAASLKLPVVATHPLQYMTPDDFTAHEARVCISEGDMLANPRRQRRFTTEQYFRSQDEMTALFADLPSAVANTVEIAKRCNLTLELGKPKLPLFPTPDGMSLDDYLVQLSKDGLETRLAQLFPDEAERARQRDTYYQRLEFECGTIIKMGFPGYFLIVADFINWAKNNGVPVGPGRGSGAGSLVAYALGVTDLDPLRYNLLFERFLNPERVSMPDFDIDFCQAGRDRVIHYVKGKYGADAVSQIATFGTMAAKAAVRDIGRVLDLGYNFTDGIAKLIPFKPGKHVTIADAMKEEPLLQERFDNEDEVHQLLELAQRVEGLTRNVGMHAGGVLIAPGKLTDFCPLYTQGDEGGVVSQYDKDDVEAVGLVKFDFLGLTTLTILDWAERYIRRLDPSKADWSLAQVPLDDPASFSILKKANTVAVFQLESRGMQGMLKDAQPDRFEDIIALVALYRPGPMDLIPSFCARKHGREVVEYPDPRVEPVLKETYGIMVYQEQVMQMAQILGGYSLGGADLLRRAMGKKKPEEMAKHREIFAEGAAKNGLTRQKADETFDLMEKFAGYGFNKSHAAAYALLAYHTAWLKAHHPAEFMAANMSLAMDDTDKVKILFEDCRVNGMAVLPPDINQSAYRFEPVAEADGKRSKTIRYGLGAVKGSGQSAIEEILRAREDGPFIDLFDFCNRIDRRIVNRRTVEALIRAGAFDTLHENRAQLIASVSLAMEAADQASANALQAGLFDMGDAPSQGHELVDEPAWAEKRKLQEEKAALGFYLSGHLFDAYKDEVRRFVRQKVGDLKEGRDKLVAGVIASLRTQMTQRGKMLIALLDDGTGQCEVTVFNEQFEANRALFKEDELLVVQGQARNDAFTGGIRFTVDTVMDLERARSRYAQAVKVQMNGNADAGALRRVLEAHCAGPDVAPVAVAAPSASRGGNGGGNGGNGRGGYGGGDRQRAPVHIPSGLTVQVVYRSEHAEGEVRLGDAWRVKPTDELLAALRGEFAGSSIEIVY; encoded by the coding sequence ATGACGCCCATGTCAGAACCTCGCTTCGTCCATCTCCGCGTTCACTCCGAATTCTCGATTGCCGACGGCATCGTGCGCCTCGACGACATCGTCGCGGCCGCGGCCAAAGACGGTCAGGGCGCGCTCGCGCTCACCGATCTCGGCAACGCATTCGGCCTCGTCCGTTTCTACACCGAAGCTCGCAGCAAAGGGGTCAAACCCATCGCGGGCTGCGATGTGTGGATCACCAATCCTGCCGACCGCGACAAGCCGTCGCGTCTGCTGCTGCTCGTCAAGGACAAGCGCGGCTATCTGAACCTGTGCGAACTGCTGTCGAAAGCGTGGCTCACGAACCAGTATCGCGGCCGCGCCGAAGTCGAAGCGGAATGGCTCGAGGGTGGGCTGGCCGAAGGGCTGCTCGCACTGTCGGGTGCGCAGCATGGCGACATCGGTCTTGCGTTCACTGCCGGCAACGATGAAGCGGCGAAGCGCAATGCGCTACGCTGGGCGAAAGTGTTCCCGAACGGCTTCTACATCGAGCTGCAGCGCAGCGGTCAGCCGGGTGGCGAAGCGTACGTGCAACAAGCGGTTGCGCTTGCCGCGTCGCTGAAGCTGCCGGTCGTCGCGACGCATCCGCTGCAATACATGACGCCGGACGATTTCACCGCGCACGAAGCGCGCGTGTGCATTTCCGAAGGAGACATGCTCGCGAATCCGCGACGCCAGAGACGCTTTACGACCGAGCAGTATTTCCGCAGCCAGGACGAGATGACGGCGCTGTTCGCCGATCTGCCGTCGGCGGTTGCAAACACGGTCGAAATCGCGAAACGCTGCAATCTCACGCTCGAACTCGGCAAGCCGAAGCTGCCGCTGTTCCCGACGCCGGACGGCATGTCGCTCGACGACTACCTCGTGCAACTGTCGAAAGACGGCCTCGAGACGCGTCTCGCACAACTGTTCCCCGACGAAGCCGAGCGCGCGCGGCAACGCGACACGTACTACCAGCGGCTCGAGTTCGAGTGCGGCACGATCATCAAGATGGGCTTCCCCGGCTACTTCCTGATCGTCGCGGACTTCATCAACTGGGCGAAGAACAACGGCGTGCCGGTCGGACCGGGCCGGGGGTCGGGCGCGGGTTCGCTGGTCGCGTATGCGCTCGGCGTCACCGACCTCGATCCGCTGCGCTACAACCTGCTGTTCGAACGGTTCCTGAATCCGGAGCGGGTGTCGATGCCCGACTTCGATATCGACTTCTGCCAGGCCGGCCGCGATCGCGTGATCCACTACGTGAAGGGCAAGTATGGCGCGGACGCGGTATCGCAGATCGCGACGTTCGGCACGATGGCCGCGAAGGCCGCGGTGCGCGACATCGGCCGCGTGCTCGATCTCGGCTACAACTTCACCGACGGCATCGCGAAGCTGATCCCGTTCAAGCCCGGCAAGCACGTGACCATCGCCGACGCGATGAAGGAAGAACCGCTGTTGCAGGAGCGCTTCGACAACGAAGACGAAGTGCATCAGCTGCTCGAACTCGCGCAGCGCGTCGAAGGCCTCACGCGTAACGTCGGCATGCACGCGGGCGGTGTGCTGATCGCGCCCGGCAAGCTGACCGATTTCTGTCCGCTGTACACGCAGGGCGACGAAGGCGGCGTCGTGAGTCAGTACGACAAGGACGACGTCGAAGCGGTCGGGCTCGTGAAGTTCGACTTCTTGGGCCTCACCACGCTGACCATTCTCGACTGGGCCGAGCGCTATATCCGCAGGCTCGATCCGTCGAAGGCCGACTGGTCGCTTGCGCAGGTGCCGCTCGACGATCCCGCGTCGTTCTCGATCCTCAAGAAGGCCAACACGGTCGCCGTGTTCCAGCTGGAAAGCCGCGGCATGCAAGGCATGCTGAAGGACGCGCAGCCGGACCGCTTCGAGGACATCATCGCGCTCGTCGCGTTGTATCGTCCGGGCCCGATGGATCTGATCCCGAGCTTCTGCGCGCGGAAGCACGGCCGCGAAGTGGTCGAGTATCCGGATCCGCGCGTCGAACCTGTTCTGAAAGAGACCTACGGCATCATGGTCTACCAGGAGCAGGTGATGCAGATGGCGCAGATTCTCGGCGGCTACTCGCTCGGCGGCGCCGATCTGTTGCGTCGCGCGATGGGCAAGAAGAAGCCCGAGGAAATGGCCAAGCACCGCGAAATTTTCGCGGAAGGCGCGGCGAAGAACGGTCTTACGCGCCAGAAAGCGGACGAAACCTTCGACTTGATGGAGAAGTTCGCGGGCTACGGCTTCAACAAGTCGCACGCTGCCGCGTACGCGCTGCTCGCGTATCACACCGCGTGGCTGAAGGCGCACCATCCGGCGGAATTCATGGCGGCCAATATGTCGCTCGCCATGGACGATACCGACAAGGTCAAGATCCTGTTCGAGGACTGCCGTGTCAACGGAATGGCGGTGTTGCCGCCGGACATCAATCAGTCGGCGTACCGCTTCGAGCCGGTCGCGGAAGCGGACGGTAAGCGGTCTAAGACGATCCGCTACGGCCTCGGTGCAGTGAAGGGCAGCGGCCAGAGCGCGATCGAGGAAATCCTGCGCGCGCGTGAAGACGGCCCTTTCATCGACCTGTTCGATTTCTGCAACCGGATCGACCGGCGCATCGTGAATCGCCGCACGGTCGAGGCGCTGATCCGCGCCGGCGCGTTCGACACGCTGCACGAGAACCGCGCGCAACTCATCGCGTCGGTGTCGCTCGCGATGGAAGCTGCCGATCAGGCAAGCGCGAACGCGCTGCAGGCAGGGCTGTTCGACATGGGCGACGCGCCGTCGCAAGGTCACGAACTGGTCGACGAACCCGCGTGGGCCGAGAAGCGCAAGCTGCAGGAAGAGAAGGCCGCGCTCGGCTTCTATCTGTCGGGTCACCTGTTCGACGCGTACAAGGACGAGGTGCGCCGCTTCGTGCGTCAGAAGGTCGGCGATCTGAAGGAAGGGCGCGACAAGCTGGTGGCCGGCGTGATCGCGTCGCTGCGCACGCAGATGACCCAGCGCGGCAAGATGCTGATCGCGCTGCTCGACGACGGCACTGGTCAATGCGAAGTCACCGTGTTCAACGAACAGTTCGAAGCGAACCGCGCGCTGTTCAAGGAAGACGAACTGCTGGTCGTGCAGGGGCAGGCACGCAACGATGCGTTCACCGGCGGCATTCGCTTCACGGTCGACACCGTGATGGACCTCGAACGCGCGCGCAGCCGTTACGCGCAGGCGGTGAAGGTGCAGATGAACGGCAATGCGGATGCGGGCGCGTTGCGTCGCGTGCTGGAAGCGCATTGCGCGGGGCCCGACGTGGCACCGGTTGCGGTTGCTGCGCCCAGTGCGTCGCGTGGGGGTAACGGTGGCGGAAACGGCGGCAACGGACGCGGCGGTTACGGCGGTGGCGACCGGCAGCGTGCGCCGGTGCATATTCCATCCGGCCTCACGGTGCAGGTCGTCTATCGCAGCGAGCACGCGGAGGGCGAAGTGCGCCTCGGCGACGCATGGCGCGTCAAGCCCACCGACGAACTACTGGCCGCGCTGCGCGGCGAGTTCGCGGGTAGCTCGATCGAGATCGTGTATTGA
- a CDS encoding sulfurtransferase — translation MSIVNLAAYYFVTLDATAEWRPLVAERCASLGLRGTILLAPEGINLFVAGEPDNAHAFIDYLRHDPLFEGKFATLQFKESLSDKQPFRRMLVKLKREIITMKKPAIRPELGRAPAVDAPTLKAWLDRGHDDAGRPVVMLDTRNAFEVDVGTFDNALDYRITKFSEFPAVIDAHREDLEGKTVVSFCTGGIRCEKAAIHMKEVGIENVYQLEGGILKYFEEVGGAHYHGECFVFDYRTALNPQLEPTATVQCFGCRAVVSPAGQQSPLYVPGKTCPACHPDRDTARAA, via the coding sequence ATGAGTATCGTCAATCTCGCCGCGTATTACTTCGTCACCCTAGATGCGACCGCCGAATGGCGTCCGCTCGTCGCCGAACGCTGCGCGTCGCTCGGCCTGCGCGGCACGATCCTGCTCGCGCCCGAAGGTATCAACCTGTTCGTCGCCGGCGAGCCCGACAACGCGCACGCGTTCATCGACTACCTGCGCCACGATCCGCTGTTCGAAGGCAAATTCGCGACGCTGCAGTTCAAGGAAAGCCTGTCGGACAAGCAGCCGTTTCGCCGGATGCTCGTCAAGCTCAAACGCGAAATCATCACGATGAAAAAGCCGGCGATCCGGCCCGAGCTGGGCCGCGCCCCGGCCGTCGATGCGCCGACGCTCAAGGCATGGCTCGATCGCGGCCATGACGACGCGGGCCGGCCGGTCGTGATGCTCGATACGCGCAATGCATTCGAAGTCGACGTCGGCACGTTCGACAACGCGCTCGATTACCGCATCACAAAATTCAGCGAGTTTCCGGCGGTGATCGATGCGCATCGCGAGGATCTCGAAGGCAAGACGGTCGTGTCGTTCTGCACCGGCGGGATTCGCTGCGAAAAAGCGGCCATCCACATGAAGGAAGTCGGTATCGAGAATGTCTACCAGCTCGAAGGCGGCATTCTGAAATACTTCGAGGAAGTGGGCGGCGCGCACTACCACGGCGAGTGTTTCGTGTTCGACTATCGCACCGCGCTGAACCCTCAACTCGAACCGACCGCAACCGTTCAATGCTTCGGTTGCCGCGCGGTGGTCAGCCCGGCCGGGCAGCAGTCGCCGCTGTATGTGCCAGGCAAGACGTGTCCCGCGTGCCATCCGGACCGGGACACCGCGCGCGCCGCATGA
- the gluQRS gene encoding tRNA glutamyl-Q(34) synthetase GluQRS — MTSPYRGRFAPSPTGPLHFGSLVSALASWLDARAHGGTWLVRIEDVDAPRTVPGAAEDILATLARFGMEADEPPVWQSARSAQYAQAFDQLKDAGFVYPCGCTRKEIADSLLHAHARHTTLAYPGTCRDGLHGKPARAWRLRVPDEASNGNEATVSFVDRWQGPQSQNLATEVGDFVLLRADHQWAYQLAVVVDDAEAHITHIVRGADLLDSTARQIYLQHCLGVLTPAYLHVPVVTNDDGEKLSKQTGAKPLDATHPLDALHEAARFLGLDLDLGTETETKTTGDAPLTAFYRAATAAWGRRFVEPETA; from the coding sequence ATGACATCCCCGTATCGCGGACGCTTCGCGCCATCCCCCACCGGACCGCTGCATTTCGGCTCGCTCGTCAGCGCGCTCGCGAGCTGGCTCGATGCACGCGCGCATGGCGGAACGTGGCTCGTGCGGATCGAGGATGTCGATGCACCGCGCACGGTGCCGGGCGCAGCGGAAGACATCCTCGCGACGCTCGCCCGCTTCGGTATGGAAGCCGACGAGCCGCCCGTCTGGCAAAGCGCACGCAGCGCGCAATACGCACAGGCATTCGACCAGTTGAAGGACGCGGGCTTCGTCTATCCGTGCGGCTGCACGCGCAAAGAAATCGCCGATTCGCTGCTGCATGCGCACGCGCGTCACACAACGCTCGCGTATCCGGGCACCTGTCGCGACGGTCTGCACGGCAAGCCTGCTCGTGCATGGCGTCTGCGGGTGCCGGACGAAGCTTCCAACGGAAATGAAGCGACCGTGTCGTTCGTCGATCGCTGGCAGGGACCGCAATCGCAGAATCTCGCCACCGAGGTCGGCGACTTCGTGCTGCTGCGCGCGGATCATCAGTGGGCGTATCAACTGGCGGTGGTTGTCGATGACGCAGAAGCGCACATCACGCACATCGTGCGCGGCGCCGACCTGCTCGATTCGACCGCACGGCAGATCTATCTGCAGCACTGCCTCGGCGTACTGACGCCTGCGTATCTGCATGTGCCGGTCGTCACCAACGACGACGGCGAGAAACTCAGCAAACAGACCGGCGCGAAACCGCTAGACGCGACGCATCCGCTCGACGCGCTGCATGAAGCGGCGCGCTTTCTCGGACTGGATCTGGATCTGGGGACGGAAACTGAAACGAAAACAACAGGAGATGCACCGTTGACCGCGTTCTATCGCGCAGCAACGGCTGCATGGGGACGGCGCTTCGTGGAGCCCGAAACGGCGTAG
- a CDS encoding DEAD/DEAH box helicase → MSDTDVTPSNATFDQFGLSADILKAIAEQGYTTPTPIQAQAIPVVLSGRDVMGAAQTGTGKTASFSLPIIQRLLPLASTSASPARHPVRALILTPTRELADQVAANVEAYAKHTPLRSAVVFGGVDMNPQSEALRRGVEVLIATPGRLLDHVQQKTANLGQVQMLVLDEADRMLDMGFLPDLQRILNLLPKERQTLLFSATFSGEIKKLAATYLRNPQTIEVARSNSTATNVTQTVYEVAEGDKTGAVVQLIRERSLKQVLVFCNSKIGASRLARSLEKSGVVATAIHGDRTQNERMQALDAFKRGEIEALVATDVAARGLDIVELPTVINFDLPFSAEDYVHRIGRTGRAGALGDALSLCSPNERKQLADIEKLIKRPLDVGHLTVEAPVRHHEERGSSNGRRDGREGREGRDDRSVRRRSGGPSFDRPHTHRQQPVDEFFLKPYEPSPTARKADDDAADSSAQSQSQKTTKQPLAALLGGFGMPRKSSSSS, encoded by the coding sequence ATGTCCGACACAGACGTCACGCCCAGCAACGCGACTTTCGACCAGTTTGGTCTATCCGCCGACATCCTGAAGGCGATCGCCGAGCAAGGCTACACGACGCCCACGCCTATCCAGGCCCAGGCGATTCCCGTCGTGCTGTCCGGGCGCGACGTGATGGGCGCCGCCCAGACCGGCACCGGCAAGACGGCGAGCTTCTCGCTGCCGATCATCCAGCGGCTGCTGCCGCTCGCGAGCACGAGCGCATCGCCGGCACGCCATCCGGTGCGCGCGCTGATCCTCACGCCGACCCGCGAACTCGCCGACCAGGTCGCCGCCAACGTCGAGGCTTACGCGAAGCACACGCCGCTGCGCAGCGCGGTCGTGTTCGGCGGGGTCGACATGAATCCGCAATCCGAGGCGCTGCGGCGCGGTGTCGAAGTACTGATCGCGACGCCGGGCCGGCTGCTCGATCACGTGCAGCAGAAAACCGCGAACCTGGGCCAGGTGCAGATGCTGGTGCTCGACGAGGCCGACCGGATGCTCGACATGGGCTTCCTCCCCGATCTGCAGCGCATCCTGAACCTGCTGCCGAAAGAGCGTCAGACGCTGCTGTTCTCGGCGACGTTCTCCGGCGAAATCAAGAAGCTGGCCGCGACCTACCTGCGCAATCCGCAAACCATCGAAGTCGCGCGCAGCAACTCCACCGCGACCAACGTCACGCAGACCGTCTACGAAGTGGCGGAAGGCGACAAGACCGGCGCGGTCGTGCAACTGATCCGCGAGCGCAGCCTGAAACAGGTTCTGGTGTTCTGCAACAGCAAGATCGGCGCGAGCCGCCTCGCGCGCTCGCTCGAAAAGAGCGGCGTGGTGGCGACCGCGATTCACGGCGACCGTACCCAGAACGAGCGGATGCAGGCGCTCGACGCATTCAAGCGCGGCGAGATCGAAGCACTGGTTGCAACCGACGTCGCCGCGCGCGGGCTCGACATCGTCGAACTGCCGACTGTGATCAACTTCGATCTGCCGTTCAGCGCGGAAGACTACGTGCACCGGATCGGTCGTACCGGGCGCGCGGGCGCATTGGGTGACGCACTGTCGCTGTGCAGCCCGAACGAACGCAAGCAGCTCGCGGACATCGAGAAGCTGATCAAGCGGCCGCTCGACGTGGGACATCTGACGGTCGAAGCGCCGGTGCGGCATCACGAGGAGCGCGGCTCGTCGAATGGTCGCCGCGACGGGCGCGAGGGTCGTGAAGGCCGCGACGACCGGTCGGTGCGCCGGCGTTCGGGCGGTCCGTCGTTCGATCGTCCGCATACGCATCGCCAGCAACCGGTCGACGAGTTTTTCCTGAAGCCGTATGAGCCGTCGCCGACGGCTCGCAAGGCCGATGACGATGCGGCCGATTCGTCCGCGCAGTCGCAGTCGCAGAAGACCACGAAGCAGCCGCTTGCCGCGCTGCTTGGTGGGTTTGGGATGCCGCGGAAGTCTTCTTCTTCGTCGTAA
- a CDS encoding aldehyde dehydrogenase family protein: protein MLQKTYPYYLANEPVAANTDLEVTDKFSGEVATRVALADAAAIDKAIAAAVDAMPAMRAYPPFKRQAVLDHCVKRFRERYDELAMALCIEAGKPINDSRGEVTRLIDTFRIAAEESVRIDGEIINLEISPRAKGYHGYVKRVPIGPCSFISPFNFPLNLAAHKVAPALAAGVPFVLKPASRTPIGALIIAEVLAETDLPKGAFSVLPAHRDGADLFTTDERFKLLSFTGSPAVGWDLKKKAGKKKVILELGGNAAAIVDGDQGGKLDYVVDRLAFGAFYQSGQSCIGVQRILVHGSLYDALREKLIAKTKSLKMGDPKDEKTFVGPMISESESNRLAGWMESAVKAGAKIVAGGKVDGAMFEATLLEQVGRDTDLYRKEAFGPVAILERFDDFADALATVNDSDFGLQAGVFTDSLAHAHAAWDTLDVGGVVINDVPSFRVDNMPYGGVKDSGLGREGVRYAIEDMTELRLMVMRETW from the coding sequence ATGTTGCAGAAGACTTACCCGTACTACCTCGCGAACGAGCCGGTGGCGGCGAACACCGATCTCGAAGTCACCGATAAATTCAGCGGCGAAGTCGCGACGCGCGTCGCGCTTGCCGACGCGGCCGCCATCGATAAAGCAATCGCCGCTGCCGTCGATGCAATGCCCGCGATGCGCGCGTACCCACCGTTCAAGCGCCAGGCGGTGCTGGACCACTGCGTGAAACGTTTTCGCGAACGCTACGACGAACTGGCGATGGCGTTGTGCATCGAGGCCGGCAAGCCGATCAACGATTCGCGCGGCGAAGTCACGCGGCTGATCGATACATTCAGGATCGCTGCGGAAGAGTCGGTGCGTATCGACGGCGAGATCATCAATCTTGAAATCTCGCCGCGCGCGAAGGGCTATCACGGCTACGTGAAGCGCGTGCCGATTGGGCCGTGCTCGTTCATCTCGCCGTTCAACTTCCCGCTGAATCTCGCCGCGCACAAGGTCGCGCCGGCGCTGGCCGCAGGCGTGCCGTTCGTGCTGAAGCCGGCGAGTCGCACGCCGATCGGCGCGCTGATCATCGCCGAAGTGCTCGCGGAAACCGATCTGCCGAAGGGCGCGTTCTCGGTGCTGCCCGCGCATCGCGACGGCGCGGATCTGTTCACGACCGACGAACGCTTCAAGCTGCTGTCGTTCACCGGCTCGCCGGCGGTCGGCTGGGATCTGAAGAAGAAGGCCGGCAAGAAGAAGGTGATTCTCGAACTGGGTGGCAACGCGGCGGCGATCGTCGACGGCGACCAGGGCGGCAAGCTTGATTACGTCGTCGACCGGTTGGCGTTCGGTGCGTTCTATCAGTCGGGGCAGAGTTGCATCGGCGTGCAGCGGATTCTCGTGCATGGGTCGCTGTACGATGCGCTGCGCGAAAAGCTGATCGCGAAAACGAAGTCGCTGAAAATGGGCGACCCGAAGGACGAGAAGACTTTCGTGGGCCCGATGATCTCCGAGTCCGAATCGAACCGCCTGGCCGGCTGGATGGAGAGCGCAGTGAAGGCGGGCGCGAAGATCGTCGCGGGCGGGAAGGTGGACGGCGCGATGTTCGAGGCGACGCTGCTCGAGCAGGTCGGACGCGACACCGATCTGTATCGGAAGGAAGCGTTCGGTCCGGTCGCAATTCTCGAACGCTTCGACGATTTCGCCGATGCGCTCGCGACCGTCAACGACAGCGACTTCGGCCTGCAGGCCGGCGTATTCACCGATTCGCTCGCGCACGCGCACGCCGCGTGGGACACGCTGGACGTGGGCGGCGTCGTGATCAACGACGTGCCGTCGTTCCGCGTCGACAACATGCCGTATGGTGGTGTGAAGGACTCGGGGCTGGGCCGCGAAGGGGTGCGCTACGCGATTGAGGACATGACCGAGCTGCGCCTGATGGTGATGCGCGAGACCTGGTAG